The sequence GACACCAAAATACGGACTTGGTCTTGATCTATACTCCATCAGAAGGCCTCCTAGCTCCCATTCATGGCTTTCCCATCTGAGAGTGCCAAGGCTCCTGCTCGCTCACCAAAGGAAACGATGGCTCTCAGAAGAGTCAGAAAAGAGTTCCAGAGGCATACACATGGAGAGAGGTCTTCTCCACAGTAATTGTCCTGACCGTAACGGCGGGGCACTGAAGTACTTGCAAACTCTAACAAAATCAGACaagtcagagatggaaaagattttTGGGGGTCACTTACTCCATCCTCCTGCCCATACAGGATTGGCCCCCACTAGCTATTAATTCtgtgttttgtccagtctagttttatcTAGCCAGTGACAGCCCTGCCAGCATTTTTATTAGGAGGTTTTTCTTCCATATTCTGCATTTCCAAACCATTATTCTCATTCAGTGCTGCTCAGGTGACATAGAAACTGAGTAGCTATTACTCTATAGCCAGCCCTGTTCATGAATCTTGCTGGGGCTAGGACAGGCTCAGAATAGTGTGAATGTCAAGCAAAGACATTGTTTCTAATTCCACAGGAAAACACCTGCAAAGTGAGGAGAAATACATTCACCTTTGGGACCACAGGGACAGGTAGCCTGTATAACAATAGGGTCTTGGAGTGCAGCTGTGATTGTCCCATTTGTCCCCCATATGTTCCTTAAGTTTCTGCTAGTGCACTGGTATTGTGGCCTCAGGATGGCACTGTAGGAAAGGAGCTGCTTCAACCTGAAAGCAAAGTCATTCAAATAACTCAGAAAGGTATCCAGTGCCCAGAGAGTGGCACACCAAAGGAGAATAAAAGTACATTTCTATAATACCATTTATTCCAAACTCTGTTTACAGCAtcactgaaatgctgccacctctggggtgcaaAGAAAGCAAACACTGGACAACATGAGGGGATAAGGGTAAATGTTATAGCCAGACACAAGGCAAATCTCTGCTCTTACAGTAAGTTCCAGGGATGGTCAATGCCCACACAGCAGACGGAACTTTAAATGTTTAAGATCCTGTCTGAAAGAACCACATGCAGTAAAGTGCAGGGCACCAAATACACTAGTCAGAGGAGGCTGAGTCAATGCTGCTAGGATTCTAATCTGAGCATGTTAGAGCTGAGACATTTCACAGAACAGCTGGGACTCtagcagttttgttttgttttgtttttttgaaggaAGGGAAGGAGTGAGTCTGTGCTACATCCTGGTCCAATATTGATAGAACTTCCACCGACTAGGACTTGGCCCTTAATCCCTCCCTACTTTGGTAAAGTAACTTCTATATCCTGCAGAATAATAGAAGCCCAAGAGAAGGACTGGGTGACTCTGAAGGCCAGTAATAGGACATTAGCTTTTCACTGCTAGGGTCCTGGTTTAAATCCAGCCCATCTCAGTAGTTACTGAAGGGTGTTTGTTCCCATGAAATGGCTGTTCAGTAGCCTGTGTAAAATGAGATTGCGGGTCTCAGCACTGTTCTTAGTAGATATCTTCAGCACAAAGAGCCTTGTTACATTTGTCCCCTTGTTAGCCTCTCAGCAGAGCagccaagaactgaatgggcCACAGAGACTGAACCTCTCCCAATATCAccaccccaaacattcaaaaatcctAGGTCAGCCCCCGCAAATAATGAAGTTAACTTAAAAATTATGAATTTGTTTTACATAATACTTCACACTGCCTACGTTTTATTTCTGGCCTCCTGGGTTTTGAGCCCTTAGGGTGCACTCAGGCCatgtttcaagcttttctcctcaaccatgagagctagaaacttacgtttttaaaaaataaacgcTGAAATTCTCATGTATTCATGTGATTCCCGaggctggggctttaagaaaaccaccagTTATTgcgagacttgtgataaaatcatgagagctggcaacactgctgCCACCATGCCAGGTCAGGCACGTTGGCAGTGGTGGCACTGTACTTGCCTGATGTGTGGACAAACCAGGGGATTTAGTGTGCTGGGCTATCACACCAGCACTGGTGCAATCAATACTACCTGGGCAGCGGGACAGCAGTGACCAGGCTGTACACAATGCAAGGTTCCCGGAGTGCAGAATGAATTCCTGAGCAGATTTGCTGTAGATGAGATGGGAGGCAACAAAGAAACACAATGTCTGCCCAGGCCACAAGCTGGCCATTGTCATAAAAACATTCGACTCCCAGCTGCTGGAACTCTGCTAGGGAAGACAAACAGAAAAGGCAATCATCACCCCAGCTCCAAGaggccaggagcagcagccagATAGTCTGCAACATCCACACTTGTGTAGGGTCATCGTGGTGTTTGCTCTCAGGCACACCTTGGTAAGGTGTGAGAAGCATGCGTTACCTCAGCTCATAATGGGGTAATCCAGGTCCTCTCACCAGGTGGCCCTTAAGAGCTTTATTAGCAGCTACCCATTATCATTATTGATGCACAGCCCATGGTAGCCAGGTAACAGAGAAATgagcctctctgctgggaataAATAGTCAGAAAATGTGGTTGTCTGGCACCATGTCATGAATATTGATTAAAACTTTAACTGAAGCAGCTAACCCTCAGGATCTGGGTGATTTTCAAGACCTATAAAAAGCCATTTAAtaactccccctccctctctgccccttgAGAGGATTTTATTGTTGTAAGCGTCTCCCTATAGGAAAGTTATCCTCTGTTCATCTTGGTTTATGTAACAGCTTCATGTGGCATTGGACATTTTGCACGCAATTACGATCTATAACGTAGCACAAGCACCAATGCACCCCTTTTCACTTGGTATTTTTAACATTTTGGagtagagagagaaagaagcatCTTGTGCTACTGACCCTACAGTGATAGGCCAAGGAGAGTCCCTGGCAGTAACGGCTTTTCAGATCAATGTGGATATTGATTTGGAGAGGTATTTAATCCATCAAGTGAATATTTAATGTGTAGGCATTAGTGTTGCAGCCACTGAGCAATGATGTGAAAAATTGCCAGGGAGAATTTAGAATAGGGCAGCAAAACCAGTTAAGAGGCTGATGGGACTGAGtcatgaggaaagattaaaggagaaaaatatatCACTTTTCCTAATGATGGCTAACGTGGGGGATACAATAACTCTCTATAAATATTTGAAGGCTGTAAGTCCCAAGGAGGAGATGACTTGTTTAGAGTGCTCTAAGGAGGTATGATTGGAATAATggagtgaaattaaaaaaaagaaggaaaatatagAATTATCAATATTTCCTAATGCTGAAATCTAACAGCCTGTGGAATAGACTTTGAAAGGAAAAGGGTAAAAACTCCATTGATTGGGTCTAGGGCTGGTCAAGACGTGTACATCACAAtggtttttgatggaaaattgggttgtCAGATAAACAAAGTTTTCcacaaaaagtgtctgctttctgctgAAAATGTTGAGCTTTCATTTTTTGACAAAGTCAaaagttttctgtggaaaaaaaattcagaccaaCTCGAGTTGGGACACTGAAAGTGAGACAGCCAAAGCAGGAGAAAACACACTATGAGACTTGCAGTGGCAGGGGTGCTTGGATTAGATATGCTAGGTCTTTACCCATTTGAATTCCCATGATTCACTAGCTCTTACACAAAGTCTCTGGCCTCCTGGTGGAGATGTGGATATTCTGAGACGAAACGCCACTCAGCTCCAGTAGTGCCCTGGCCAGCTGCTTCCCAATGTGGCCTCCACCAATAATCCCAACCTTCAGGCCTTCACTGCCCATAGATTCCTTGGAGGAAATCAGTGAAACCTTCCCACTCTCTTTCTGCCTGAGAAATGACACACAGAGCTGACATCACTCCACCAGACACTACAATGTATCCATTACCCTGAAACTAGTCCCTACACTGTTCTCCTCAGGAAGGAACCACTGACCAGATTTTCCTGAAAGGAGAGAAGACTTGTCCCATATTTTAAAGAGTCAGTGCTATGTTTTCATTCTCATTTCTAAAACATAAAAGctagcagcagccagcccaagcTCCAGCTACTCCTTTCCAAGATCTAAAATTCACAATGATCAACATCTATAGTCGCCTTAGATCCGCTGCTAGGTACCCACATCACCATAATCCAATCCTGCCCCACTTCTTAATCATGCCATATAACAAAAACCCCATCCATCCCTTACCATGTCCTCTCTTCAAATACCCATGAAGAAAAGCGGAGTTTTGCAGCATGAACAGAAAGGTAACAGATTTCTAGTACAAATGGAAGTGAATTCCAGACCTGAGAGGCCCTCAAAGACACCCTGCCAGCAGTTCCTTCTCTTCTTTATCAAGGGGCTACAACTCAAGTCCTGGTGACCACAATTGCAGTAATATGGCATGGGGAGAGGGGTGCCCCTTAGGTAATATGAGCACAAACCATTTAAGGCTCTAAAGGGCAAAACCAACACCTTGAATTCCACCCACTAGCCCACTGGCAGCTAGTGCAGCTCACAGAGCACGGGAGCTATTATTCCCAGCGCAAAACTCCCCATAACATTCTGAATTAACCGCAGCTTCTGAATGGTCTCATGGTATAGCTCCAAGTGATCTAATCCTGAGATGATAGAGACACAGATGGTCTTAATAAGATCCACATCCCAAAGGAATGGTCACACTCACCTTACCcagcacagatggggaaactcacAAGCTCAGGGGACTGGGAATGAGATATGGAGTGTCCCACCTCCAGGGCACCCAGACAGATAGTAACCAATACACATCATTGCATGCTGAGGACTGTTCCATGACCTATGTTGAATCAGCTGGGGGCCTTGTTCTAGTGAGAAGGGCATCCACATCATAAAATATACCACCACATCTGGCACTAACTGGCTTCTTGTTGACAATCTTAGCCAAAGACCAAATGGGTCACTGAGGCTGAACTCTTCTCTCACTCCTCTGATTTCCACCAGGGGAGAACTGAGGTCTGTTGGTAAGGGGAAGCTTGCCAGTAGCTGCCCTTTTTCTGGGGATAAATAGAGGCCTTCAGTCTCCAGGCCTGTCAAGCCAGCTCCTTTCTTCAATATTGAGAAACATCAAAGAAAGGATGCCTATTTCGGCCTTACCTGAGGGCATGGAGCAGCTTGCAGAAGAAGACAGCATGGGCACATGCATTCACCATCAGCCCCTTGCAGCGGCTTCTCAAACACAGCAAGGACTGTTTGCATTCTTCCACCGCACACTCAGACTGAAAGGACTTCAAATTCACCATGATATCTGACATTGTGGCCCTGCATGAGAACCTTCAGCAATGAGCGGCAGTTAGAAGAGTGGCCCAGCATCCATCAGTTTGGCATTGCAGCCaatccccagctcctcccacagaGCATGGGTAGCCAATATACACCTAGTTCTACTTCAACAACATGACAAATATTACCAGTAGTAAGGAGGAGCAGAAAGATCTCAGCATGTGATGCAGCAGAGCCTCTGAGATcaagcattgcatgctgggattaTTGTTTCCATGGAGCTGCAATCTAATTCATTCTATGAAGTGTAGCTGTGGATGGCAACAACTGACAAGTTGCCGACACAGCACTTGGAAGGGCGCAGTATGGGCTGCTCTGCTCCTAAGCTACAGGTAAGATGAAAACTAGAGCCAAGGTGAGCAATTCCAGTTTCCAAGTATTATGTTTTTCATTCATCACCAGTCTGAGTTTTGTCAGCATTGTGTGccccaccttcctctcctccttccccccaagcCTCTCAGGGAATGTGcgtctctcttccttccttctgtaTCCCTCCCCTCAGCATGAGAAGCTGAACAGCTTTTAGGTCTCAGAATAGAGCCTGGTATTTTCGTTGCTTGGGGTCAGAGCCTCACCAGAGCCACCCGTGGTTTCCACAGGAATAGCATGCAGTCTCACTGCAGAGCACATCACAATGCAAACACAGGACACTAAGCTTGGGCCCTCTGGTTGTTCCCAATTTTAGACAAAGTTCTGAGCACCCTTGACTCCAAGTGAAatgaaagtgctcagcatcttccagGTTCGGACCCATATTGGGAAGTCACCATTTCAGTTAATTTGACAACAGTGGGGCTTCTTTAGTCATTGGGTAAACAGCTTCTTCAAGTCAGGCAACAGTCAGGCCTGTTTCAGTGAAGTGGATAGCTTATTGCACCATTTGGCCTAACCCAAGGCTGACCCGCTCTTCTCATCAAGAAGGGCTGGAGTCAGTCATTGCTTGAGCGGCCAGTATGGGGGGCTGCTGAGCAACATAAggcacttcctcctctcctcccaagGGCTGGGAACTGTTAACTGTGACCATCTGAAACTGATCCCAAAAACAGCCCTGACTACACAAAGATAATATAGCAGGGAAAGGGTGTTCCTAAGGCTTTCTCCAGCACTTCTTATTCAGGCAAAGTACCCAGTGAGTAAAGGAGGCTGAATATGGCCAAAGATGCCCTCTGTCCGCAGCAGGCCTGTAGCGCCAAGCCAGACCCCAAGACTCTCTAGTTATAAGCAAACCGCTTTGTTTATAACATCACAAAAAGacaaagagcctgatcctgcagccattACTCCCCCAAGTAGCTCTATTGACTCTAGTGGTGTGAGTAAGGAACACTCAGGTGGGTAAAGGTGGCCTGCCTGAAGATctaacacacacaaaccccctgCAGTTTCTACGGTCTGAATTTTGTACCTAGTCCTGCCCCAGCTGAAGTGCTGATGACAAAACCCCCTTCATCAAGCAGTATAATGCTCCTTGCTTGAGAAAAAAACCTCAGCAGCCTCCTggatctcccacctggtgagacCTTTTACCCATTGCCTCCCTGCTGGACTCCTTTTCCACGGGCTTCAGGTTCTCAACAGCAGGTCACCTCCTATTCTGGAATCCAGGCAACTCAATCCAAACAAGTTAAGTTGTCATGGCAATTGCTTAGTTACCAAATGTCCTGGTGAGAACCTTGCTGTTTGCATAAAAGCCACCAGAGCCCAGGCCCTTAAGGGTCCAGGaccacatctctcatcccacagAGAATGGGAGAAAATAATAGTTAGAAGAgtcatgagtaaggctaagattttgtcacgggtatttttagtaaaagtcacagacagatcaTGGGCAACATACAAAAAGtcatggaagcccatgacctgtctgagacttttactaaaaataatggggaggggggaggttatgggggaaggggtgttgaCTGAAGCCCAAGTGGGGGAAAgagagcccaagccctgctgcaggaggggagcagggtgcaGCACTCGCCGTCCACGGTGGCACCTCCTTGCAGCTCTTGATGCCCCCCGCTGCggcagctcctcacagctctgggTGCCCCCAGCCAGTTGACAGCTCTGGCCTTGCCGCCCTGAAGCTGAAGTGAAAAATGTCAAGAAGGTGTCTGAAAGTCAGTGAATCCATGACTtcagtgacctccatgacaatCTTATTCTTAGTCATGAGCGTCTCTGGAGGCAGGAAGTTCACTTCCACCTCATCAAATTAACATGAGTAGCCGGACAGTTCTGGGTGCAGCTCTGCAACCCTGACACCTAGTGGTTAGGTTAGCATTGGCCATTCATGTTATGCGTACACCGCAATAGAACACCCACAGAGGGGGCCcatggcagctgactcaggctcacaaggcttgggctgtggggctataaaattgcagtgtagacatttgggcttcgGCTGGTCCGCAGATTCCCAGagtccaagctccagcccaagcccaatttacacagcaattttatagccctacaGCCCAAACGACCCACTCTGTTCTGCAACCCCCCCACATCCGGCCTCAGTCAGcggacccaggccagccacaggtgtcttgttacagtgcagacataccctcaggcaCGAAGCTCCTGTGAAAATAGATGCTAGGCAGGTGCTGGCAACCTTTTTGCATTGGTTTCCTGTGTTCCTCCCAGAGCAAAGTGGAGGGGTAAGTTTGGTACAGATTCTTTCAGGTTGGGGATAGGGTTGGGCGCTGTCTTAACATTTCTATGGTAGTTTTAATTCCAAAAAGCccaaaagcattttacaaacttcAGGTGAACTCTACGCAAGGATCACTTCATCCAGGGGATGGAGTGCAGCAGTTGTTTAAACAGCTACACAACAACATTACACAACCACTtaggacaggaaacaaagaatgATGCTACTCTTCACTGAAACTACCACGTAGGAGAGGGGAAATTTAGGGAGAAAGAATAGAATGACCCAGGTTGGCACTTAACAAGGACGCCACCCTACTGGTTTTGCAAAGAGTGCCATGAGATCTGTAATGACCTTACATCTCATCAGAAACCCATCACCTCCTAGCACCACTCTGGGGAAAAAGTACCCTAATTAAttaccacttcctgcagctggtAGGTCTCCCACCCACATATGACCAGACTCAACTCTGCTTTGCTTGCAAGGTCGGACAGGATCAGAGCCCTGCCATCCCATGGTCAGACTTACTGTGTGCATAAGTGCTGCATGCTGCCACAACCAGTTCCTCCAACAATGGCTTCATTCTGCAAAGTAGAAGCTGCTCCCATCTCTTATAGCAGACACTAAGAAGCACGATAGGTCAATAGTTTTTCACGTTGGCTGCCTCTTTTCCTGGTTTAAGAATGGCTATAATTATTGCTGCTTTCTATTCTTTTGCTCTTCTCCCTGAGGAGTGGATGTTTGTAAAGAGAGCAGCTAGCACGTTCTCGCTCTTGGACCCAAATGCTTCAGCAACTCAGGGAATACATCATCAACACCTGCTGCTTTTCCAGGCTTTATTTGGACAATGCCTCTGTCCACCTCCTCCACTGGCTTCAGAATAGGCAGAAACTGTTGTGACCCAGTCCTTGTGTTGACCAGTTACATAGAAGCCAGCTACCAATGCCATCTTAAAACAGGAACAGCATTTATCAGTCCTAGTTTGGCATATGGTACAGGATGGCGGAAAGGACGTCCACTGAAACTTGCAATaaccattccctgtcgcccaacGATTAGGCTCACCGCGGAAACACTAAGCAACTGCAGATTCACAGGGTATCTCCATCAAGCTGTCAGCAGCCCCCAAAGACTGAACAATGGACTCCCGCAAGGGTCCTTTCTAGCTCCAGCACTTTTCAATCTATATATCAGTGATATTGCACCAACATCCTCCCGCAAGTTCATGTATGCAGATGACATCGCACTGGCTACTCAGGCTTCCTCATTTGAAACCTCAGAAAAGGTTCTAGAACAGGACCTAAACACACTAGAAACCTATTTCAAGGCATGGCAGCTAAATCCAAATGCCTCAAAACCAGTGGTCTTAGCTTTTCATTGGAAAAATACCCTGGCCAAGATGGCATTA comes from Lepidochelys kempii isolate rLepKem1 chromosome 6, rLepKem1.hap2, whole genome shotgun sequence and encodes:
- the NOXRED1 gene encoding NADP-dependent oxidoreductase domain-containing protein 1, which encodes MSDIMVNLKSFQSECAVEECKQSLLCLRSRCKGLMVNACAHAVFFCKLLHALRQKESGKVSLISSKESMGSEGLKVGIIGGGHIGKQLARALLELSGVSSQNIHISTRRPETLSEFQQLGVECFYDNGQLVAWADIVFLCCLPSHLQQICSGIHSALREPCIVYSLVTAVPLPRLKQLLSYSAILRPQYQCTSRNLRNIWGTNGTITAALQDPIVIQATCPCGPKERIAVTGKWLEAIFYAALNSCMWWRLPHQRTLKLLNDICFPEHCPICAEQKTSCPRFVCGNFVSQTFVSSLTQEDTFPWFDLTTVQMKESPFSQLLARSVLLQNHLTLFYCTSFGVLLAKSGGMASRISSLPATADPRMVLGHESMSTHNCY